One window from the genome of Bacillus tianshenii encodes:
- a CDS encoding ABC transporter permease yields MEVETNSQTPMKLRQSKLSRSLNLISSFWKGFSKRKIAVMGLIIIFLVLCIAILAPVIAPYDPVKDVDYSKINAAPSSEHYFGTDEYGRDIFSRVLYGARVSITLSFSTILISSIIGVFLGLVSGYFGGFIDSLIMRIVDGLMAFPPILFALALMAALGNNLQNIVIALSIVYTPLFARLIRGCVLSIKEKEYVDAILVMGGSNLRLLFKHILPNCLSPLLIQMTTYFAYAILAEAALSFLGLGIPQPNPS; encoded by the coding sequence ATGGAAGTAGAAACTAACTCTCAAACTCCCATGAAGCTAAGACAATCGAAGCTTTCACGTTCCTTAAATTTGATTTCGAGTTTTTGGAAAGGGTTTTCTAAAAGAAAGATTGCTGTAATGGGTTTGATAATTATCTTTCTCGTATTGTGTATAGCTATTTTGGCTCCAGTCATTGCTCCATATGATCCTGTGAAAGATGTTGATTATTCCAAAATCAATGCCGCTCCAAGTAGTGAGCATTACTTTGGCACAGATGAGTATGGTCGAGATATTTTTAGTAGAGTTCTATATGGAGCGAGGGTGTCCATTACTCTTTCATTTTCAACAATATTAATTTCCTCAATCATTGGTGTTTTTTTAGGGCTTGTTTCGGGTTATTTTGGAGGCTTCATCGACAGTCTTATCATGAGGATTGTTGATGGATTAATGGCTTTCCCACCGATTTTATTTGCTCTTGCTTTAATGGCTGCATTAGGAAACAATCTTCAAAATATTGTTATTGCTTTAAGTATTGTCTATACGCCCCTGTTTGCTAGGTTAATTCGTGGATGTGTTTTATCTATAAAGGAAAAAGAATATGTCGACGCTATTCTTGTAATGGGTGGGTCCAATCTTCGACTTTTATTCAAACATATTCTTCCAAATTGTCTATCTCCGTTGTTAATACAAATGACCACATACTTTGCGTATGCCATTTTAGCAGAAGCAGCTCTTAGTTTTTTAGGGTTAGGAATTCCACAGCCTAACCCAAGCTGA
- a CDS encoding IclR family transcriptional regulator, giving the protein MTKTNNIRVLDRALDVIEAFSFKNPELSLAEIAEQTNLPSATVYRVILTLINRGYLEKDSSSGKYKLGMGFVKVGGTVIQTLDLVKIATPHLQKLAKLTELNVNLSVLYKGDALCLVNIESFHKFGYEIKVGERLPIYAGALSKSILAFLSDEEIKSYLSSPLQVFTPRTIAKREQLIEELDEIRKRGYSQSFGELTLDVTAYACPIFNYENKVVGGVSISGPDYFFNEESNLLGELENTASTISEELGY; this is encoded by the coding sequence TTGACAAAGACAAACAATATTCGTGTATTAGACAGAGCACTGGATGTTATTGAAGCTTTTTCCTTCAAAAATCCTGAATTAAGCTTAGCTGAAATTGCTGAACAAACGAATTTACCTTCAGCAACAGTTTATCGGGTCATTTTAACCTTGATTAATCGTGGTTATCTGGAGAAAGATTCTTCATCAGGTAAATACAAGTTAGGCATGGGATTTGTAAAGGTAGGAGGAACTGTAATCCAAACATTAGATCTTGTGAAAATAGCCACTCCACATTTGCAAAAGTTAGCTAAATTAACTGAGCTGAATGTCAATTTAAGTGTGTTATATAAGGGGGATGCTCTATGTCTTGTTAATATCGAGTCTTTTCATAAGTTTGGATACGAAATTAAAGTAGGAGAGAGACTTCCTATCTATGCTGGAGCTCTTTCTAAAAGCATTCTTGCCTTTTTGTCAGATGAAGAAATAAAATCCTATCTTTCATCGCCTTTGCAAGTCTTTACACCAAGAACAATTGCAAAGAGAGAACAGCTAATCGAAGAGTTAGATGAGATTAGAAAAAGAGGATATTCTCAATCATTTGGAGAGTTGACATTAGATGTTACAGCTTATGCTTGTCCTATTTTTAACTATGAAAACAAAGTAGTAGGAGGTGTATCCATATCAGGGCCTGATTACTTCTTTAACGAAGAAAGTAATTTATTGGGTGAATTAGAAAATACAGCTAGTACGATTTCTGAGGAATTAGGTTATTAA
- a CDS encoding ABC transporter substrate-binding protein codes for MKYNIWKSTLLVVLAILFILGGCSSQETGSSQQEEPAKENQGSGEPVKGGDLTVGMGADLTKLDLHTSTVLSDRIPLLHVQEMLVTIDDNMKIVPMLAKDWEMSEDKKKITFNLRNSVKFHNGKEMTSEDVKYSIERFMEVSPRKGEFSMVKSIEAPDKSTVVFNLKNPSGVFLASLANPFNPAVIVPKGLAEEQGGEITEPIGTGPFKFVSWDQGKDLVLARYDDYKSLEGDASGFSGKKEAYIDQVVFKPISEPSVRVTSLQTGEIDVALDVLPKDVNRLKSIENIVVDNKPSMNWGMLQFGMNKPPFDDPKMRKAVAYAISKEEIVNVATRQLGEVAHSPVFPETEWYNDQHKKDYEQNLEKAKELVEESGYNGEPIVISTSKAYDHHEKTAMVLKTQLEKIGLKVEVEALEWASFISDRWVTGDYHLLNGHITPRPDPNQIYYAYLQSSSSYNGYKSEKMDQLLEEGLMETDVNKRKEIYGEVQSLLREDLPFMSLYYYPIVEAHRDAVKGYESWSAGYPRFWNVWIEE; via the coding sequence GTGAAATATAATATTTGGAAGTCAACTCTTTTAGTTGTGTTGGCGATATTGTTTATTCTTGGAGGATGTAGCAGTCAAGAGACGGGTTCATCACAACAAGAAGAGCCTGCTAAAGAAAATCAAGGAAGTGGAGAACCGGTTAAAGGAGGCGACCTAACCGTAGGGATGGGAGCGGATTTAACAAAATTAGATCTCCATACATCAACAGTTTTATCCGACAGAATTCCTTTATTACATGTCCAAGAAATGCTGGTTACAATTGATGACAATATGAAAATAGTACCGATGTTAGCGAAAGATTGGGAAATGAGTGAAGATAAGAAAAAAATAACTTTTAATCTAAGGAATTCAGTGAAATTCCACAATGGTAAAGAGATGACCTCTGAAGACGTGAAGTACTCAATTGAACGCTTTATGGAAGTTTCACCCCGAAAAGGTGAATTTTCAATGGTTAAATCAATTGAAGCTCCTGATAAATCAACCGTCGTATTTAACCTTAAAAATCCTTCTGGTGTTTTTCTTGCATCTCTAGCGAATCCATTTAATCCAGCTGTAATAGTGCCAAAAGGTTTAGCAGAAGAACAGGGTGGAGAAATTACCGAACCTATTGGGACTGGACCATTTAAATTTGTAAGCTGGGACCAAGGTAAAGATCTAGTTCTTGCTCGGTATGATGATTACAAATCTCTAGAAGGTGATGCATCTGGATTTTCAGGGAAAAAAGAAGCTTACATTGATCAGGTCGTATTTAAGCCAATTTCTGAACCATCAGTCAGAGTAACCTCTTTGCAAACGGGTGAAATTGATGTAGCTCTAGATGTTCTTCCAAAAGATGTGAATAGGTTGAAGAGTATTGAAAATATTGTGGTTGATAATAAGCCTTCTATGAATTGGGGAATGCTGCAATTCGGAATGAACAAGCCGCCGTTTGACGATCCAAAAATGAGGAAAGCAGTAGCTTATGCAATTAGTAAAGAAGAAATAGTAAATGTGGCTACTAGACAATTAGGAGAAGTAGCTCATTCGCCGGTATTTCCAGAAACTGAATGGTATAACGACCAACATAAAAAAGATTATGAACAAAACCTTGAGAAGGCAAAGGAATTAGTTGAGGAATCTGGTTACAATGGTGAACCAATTGTAATTTCTACTAGTAAAGCTTACGACCATCATGAAAAGACTGCAATGGTTTTAAAAACTCAGCTAGAAAAAATTGGGTTAAAGGTTGAGGTTGAAGCTTTAGAGTGGGCTTCATTTATTTCAGACCGTTGGGTAACGGGTGACTACCATTTACTAAATGGTCATATTACCCCACGCCCAGATCCTAATCAAATCTATTATGCATACCTCCAAAGTAGCTCTAGCTATAACGGATACAAAAGTGAAAAGATGGATCAATTACTTGAAGAAGGATTGATGGAAACGGATGTAAATAAACGTAAAGAAATTTATGGGGAAGTTCAATCTTTATTAAGAGAAGATCTACCATTCATGTCACTCTATTACTATCCAATTGTTGAAGCTCATAGGGATGCAGTTAAAGGTTATGAGTCATGGAGTGCTGGTTATCCTAGATTTTGGAATGTATGGATAGAAGAATAA
- a CDS encoding sigma 54-interacting transcriptional regulator: protein MFAESFDTKQMLEAILGSIDEAIHAVNAEGITIFYNHVASKHDGVQIDEVLGRHVLDIFPSLNKETSTLLQVIHTGQPIYRQPQTYKNIRGQIVDTVNTTLPIEVNSKIVGAVEIAKDLSTVKQLSQKLLDLQSKVERKKAVSSSVYSARYHFDDIISSCEQLQRVKRHAEKAASTSSPVMIYGETGTGKELFVQSMHNASPRKNQPFIAQNCAALPATLLESILFGTKKGSFTGAVDRPGLFELANGGTLFLDEVNSMPLELQAKLLRVLEDGIIRRVGGTQSYNVDVRIITALNKHPADCVDENVIRSDLYYRLNVFLMEIPPLRSRLQDIPLLTRHFIRKYNHKFEKSVQEVHQDVFSCFEHHNWPGNVRELEHTVEYAMNMAEQEYLSLEHLPVYLQTTPVKASHQLNIQPLRQTLDKAEQQLIRDALQATNGNIKQAAKLLDIPRQTLQYKLKKYHLNHQLPT, encoded by the coding sequence ATGTTTGCGGAATCGTTCGATACAAAACAGATGTTAGAAGCAATATTAGGCAGCATTGATGAAGCGATTCATGCCGTAAACGCAGAGGGCATTACAATCTTTTATAACCATGTGGCGTCGAAGCATGATGGGGTACAAATTGATGAAGTGCTCGGCAGACACGTACTCGATATTTTCCCTTCCTTGAACAAGGAAACAAGTACACTGCTGCAAGTCATTCATACAGGCCAGCCAATCTACCGACAACCGCAAACATACAAAAACATTCGGGGGCAAATTGTAGATACAGTTAATACAACCCTCCCAATTGAAGTGAACAGCAAAATTGTCGGAGCAGTGGAAATTGCCAAAGACCTTTCAACCGTTAAACAGCTTTCTCAAAAATTATTAGACCTTCAATCAAAGGTAGAACGAAAAAAAGCCGTCTCTTCTTCTGTTTACTCAGCACGCTATCACTTTGACGATATTATTTCTTCATGCGAGCAACTGCAGCGGGTCAAACGTCACGCTGAAAAAGCGGCCAGTACCTCTTCTCCTGTAATGATTTATGGAGAAACAGGAACAGGGAAAGAATTATTTGTCCAATCGATGCACAATGCATCGCCCAGGAAGAACCAACCATTTATTGCACAAAACTGTGCGGCACTGCCAGCAACATTGCTTGAAAGTATTCTTTTCGGTACAAAGAAAGGCAGTTTTACTGGTGCAGTCGACAGACCTGGGTTATTTGAGCTTGCGAACGGCGGCACATTGTTCTTAGATGAAGTCAACTCAATGCCGCTTGAATTACAAGCAAAATTACTACGTGTATTAGAAGACGGAATCATTCGACGTGTCGGTGGTACTCAAAGCTACAATGTCGATGTTCGGATTATTACGGCCCTTAATAAACACCCGGCGGATTGTGTTGATGAGAATGTGATTCGTTCTGATCTTTATTACCGTCTCAATGTTTTTCTTATGGAAATCCCGCCGCTTCGCTCACGGCTTCAAGATATTCCCCTGCTCACACGCCACTTTATTCGAAAGTACAATCATAAGTTCGAAAAGAGTGTTCAAGAAGTGCATCAGGATGTGTTTTCCTGTTTCGAGCATCACAACTGGCCAGGAAATGTACGTGAGTTAGAACATACGGTGGAATATGCGATGAATATGGCAGAACAAGAGTACCTTTCACTTGAACATTTACCTGTCTACTTGCAAACGACTCCAGTGAAAGCCTCGCATCAATTAAACATTCAGCCACTTCGTCAAACGTTAGACAAAGCAGAACAGCAGTTAATTCGTGATGCACTACAGGCAACAAATGGTAATATTAAACAAGCTGCTAAGCTGCTCGATATCCCGCGTCAAACACTGCAATATAAATTAAAAAAATATCACCTCAATCACCAGCTGCCAACTTAA
- the ablB gene encoding putative beta-lysine N-acetyltransferase: MIIQQAGNSIEVDVFNERIIGFILEISEDTLARLSQLQTEHKPSKVIIFTPTEQVSSFIKEGFQLEGRMDGFFYGKDAFILTKYLGPSRAVSQYVQQNNDVMKVVDSDTKVIEKKAMNSAFTIHQATASDAPGLAALYKKVFKVYPTNVHDPQYLIEEMGSNYLFVVMKDGEQVISAASAFIRPEYKCAEITDCATDPDYRGQSLLPPIVIKLEELLAEKGVGMAYSLTRAQSYGMNLTVKRLGYTYQGCLVNNCIISSGFEDMNIWTKLLK, from the coding sequence TTGATTATACAACAAGCAGGAAATAGTATTGAAGTCGATGTATTCAATGAACGAATTATTGGCTTTATTCTTGAAATATCAGAGGACACATTGGCAAGATTATCGCAATTACAAACAGAACACAAGCCATCAAAAGTGATTATTTTTACTCCAACAGAACAGGTTAGCTCTTTTATAAAAGAAGGCTTTCAATTAGAAGGAAGGATGGATGGTTTTTTTTATGGGAAAGACGCTTTCATTCTTACAAAATATCTCGGTCCTTCTCGGGCTGTTTCTCAATATGTACAACAAAACAATGATGTCATGAAAGTGGTAGACAGTGATACAAAAGTTATTGAGAAGAAGGCCATGAACTCGGCCTTTACAATTCATCAAGCAACCGCCTCTGATGCACCTGGGCTCGCCGCACTGTATAAAAAAGTATTTAAAGTTTACCCAACAAATGTGCATGACCCACAATATCTTATAGAAGAAATGGGTTCAAACTATCTTTTTGTCGTTATGAAAGACGGTGAACAGGTCATTTCAGCTGCATCGGCCTTTATTCGCCCCGAATACAAATGTGCCGAAATTACAGATTGTGCAACCGATCCTGATTATCGAGGCCAGAGCTTATTACCCCCTATTGTCATTAAGCTTGAAGAACTCCTTGCTGAAAAAGGGGTAGGGATGGCTTACTCCCTAACACGCGCCCAATCCTATGGTATGAACTTAACGGTCAAACGACTTGGCTATACGTATCAAGGATGTCTTGTTAATAATTGCATTATTTCTTCTGGATTTGAGGATATGAATATTTGGACGAAACTACTTAAATAA
- a CDS encoding creatininase family protein, which produces MTKYLFGEMTWPEVKEAVKDERVAIVPVAMIEEHGYHLPVDTDVVLANEVCMRAAKKIPEQVVVVPTINHGYAPHQMDFPGVISISSKTFINYVVDVCNSLAHQGFKRIILLNGHGSNVSLLHVATRQVMLAYEDVMCVSLSHWDLQPVIDLVEKIRESENPGGINHAGELETSMYLAINEDLVQMDKAVRDLDKYKMSKYFWLDLVGKGEGRIAHMMPYWSMISETGVLGDARPSTKEKGEKILQAAEDGFVEFIEILKARSLHSRENHHE; this is translated from the coding sequence ATGACAAAATATTTATTTGGTGAAATGACATGGCCTGAGGTTAAAGAGGCTGTTAAAGATGAGAGAGTTGCAATTGTACCTGTAGCAATGATTGAAGAGCATGGTTATCATCTTCCTGTAGATACAGATGTTGTTTTAGCTAATGAGGTATGTATGCGTGCGGCAAAGAAAATTCCTGAACAAGTGGTAGTGGTCCCGACAATTAATCATGGTTATGCACCTCATCAGATGGATTTTCCAGGTGTAATTTCCATTAGCAGTAAAACATTTATTAACTATGTTGTAGATGTTTGTAATAGTTTAGCCCATCAAGGCTTTAAGAGAATCATCTTATTAAACGGACATGGCAGTAATGTTTCACTTTTGCATGTTGCCACAAGACAAGTTATGTTGGCCTATGAAGATGTCATGTGTGTTTCTCTCTCTCACTGGGATCTTCAGCCTGTTATAGATTTAGTAGAGAAAATAAGAGAATCAGAAAACCCTGGTGGAATTAACCATGCTGGTGAACTGGAAACATCGATGTATTTAGCTATAAACGAGGATTTAGTACAAATGGATAAAGCAGTGAGAGATCTGGATAAATATAAAATGTCAAAATATTTTTGGTTAGATTTAGTTGGAAAAGGTGAAGGTCGAATCGCTCATATGATGCCGTACTGGAGCATGATTTCTGAGACAGGTGTATTAGGGGATGCGAGACCTTCTACAAAAGAAAAAGGTGAGAAAATATTACAAGCAGCGGAAGATGGGTTTGTAGAATTTATTGAAATATTAAAAGCTCGTTCGCTTCACTCGAGAGAAAATCACCATGAATAG
- the ablA gene encoding lysine 2,3-aminomutase has translation MTTALFQPKRHWKNIELWKDVTEEQWNDWIWQLTNTIRTLDDLKKVINLTPEEEEGVRISTKTIPLNITPYYASLMDPDDPRCPIRMQSVPIHKEIHKTKYDLEDPLHEDEDSPVPGLTHRYPDRVLFLVTNQCSMYCRYCTRRRFSGQIGMGVPKKQLDGAIEYIRNTPQVRDVLISGGDGLLINDKILEYVLKNLRAIPHVEIIRIGTRAPVVFPQRITEDLCNILKKYHPVWLNTHFNTSIEITEDSKRACEMLANAGVPLGNQSVILAGINDSVPIMKKLMHDLVKIRVRPYYIYQCDLSEGIGHFRTPVSKGLEIIEGLRGHTSGYAVPTFVVDAPGGGGKIAVQPNYIISQSPDKVVLRNFEGVITTYPEPKEYIPGRADAYFEEVYPEYKQDYKSYGVTSLLNDERFNLVPESLDRFNRRATYETDEGHASLKDKRSKRDELKEKKFQAQQNKETEAAN, from the coding sequence TTGACTACAGCATTATTTCAGCCGAAACGTCATTGGAAAAATATTGAGCTTTGGAAGGACGTAACTGAGGAACAGTGGAATGATTGGATTTGGCAATTAACAAACACCATTCGTACGTTGGATGATTTGAAGAAAGTAATTAACTTAACGCCTGAAGAAGAGGAAGGCGTACGCATCTCTACAAAAACAATTCCTTTAAATATAACACCATACTATGCTTCATTGATGGACCCTGATGACCCTCGCTGCCCAATTCGTATGCAGTCTGTACCAATCCATAAAGAAATCCACAAAACAAAGTATGATCTTGAAGACCCTCTTCATGAAGATGAAGACTCACCAGTACCAGGCTTGACACACCGCTACCCTGACCGGGTGCTTTTCTTAGTAACGAACCAATGCTCAATGTACTGCCGTTACTGTACACGCCGCCGTTTTTCAGGTCAAATCGGCATGGGTGTACCAAAAAAGCAGCTTGATGGGGCAATTGAATATATTCGAAATACACCACAAGTTCGTGATGTCTTAATTTCTGGTGGAGACGGTTTGCTTATTAATGACAAAATTCTTGAATACGTATTGAAAAACTTACGAGCGATTCCACACGTTGAAATTATTCGCATCGGCACACGTGCCCCTGTCGTCTTTCCGCAGCGCATTACAGAAGACTTGTGCAACATCTTAAAGAAATATCATCCTGTTTGGTTGAACACGCACTTTAATACTTCGATTGAGATTACAGAAGACTCAAAGCGTGCCTGTGAAATGCTCGCTAATGCTGGCGTGCCACTAGGCAACCAATCTGTTATTCTCGCAGGCATCAATGACAGCGTACCGATTATGAAAAAGTTAATGCACGATTTAGTTAAGATCCGTGTTCGCCCTTATTACATTTATCAGTGTGACCTTTCAGAAGGGATCGGGCATTTCCGTACCCCTGTTTCAAAAGGGCTTGAAATTATTGAGGGTCTTCGCGGCCACACATCGGGCTATGCGGTACCAACATTTGTTGTAGATGCACCAGGCGGAGGCGGAAAAATCGCTGTACAGCCAAATTATATAATCTCGCAAAGCCCGGACAAAGTCGTGCTTCGTAACTTTGAAGGTGTTATTACGACGTATCCAGAGCCGAAGGAATACATTCCAGGCAGAGCGGATGCCTACTTTGAAGAGGTCTATCCAGAATACAAACAAGATTATAAATCTTACGGGGTAACCTCTCTACTTAATGATGAGCGCTTTAATCTTGTGCCAGAATCATTAGATAGATTCAACCGCCGGGCAACTTATGAAACAGACGAAGGCCACGCTTCTTTAAAAGACAAACGAAGCAAACGGGATGAACTGAAGGAAAAGAAATTCCAAGCTCAACAAAACAAAGAAACCGAAGCGGCAAACTAA
- a CDS encoding ABC transporter ATP-binding protein: MEEILKVSNLKISFQNSGENIDIIRDVNFSIKKGEILGLVGESGSGKSVTSMAVMGLLPPNVTKIKSGSILFKENDLLKAPKKELRKIRGNEIAMIFQDPMSTLDPAYKVGYQIEEMLLFHKKESKKGAKERAIELLQLVGIPSPEQRYNEYPHQLSGGMRQRVVIAIALACDPELIIADEPTTALDVTVQAEILDLLQELKEKINTSILLITHDMGVVAEMCDRVLVMYAGQIAEAATVEEIFDKPAHPYTLGLLQSTPKISETKERLYSIEGQVPSPKQMPKGCKFAPRCKFSTEKCQETEPSLEEVMHEHQVKCWHYTKVLAEGEVTTIDQYTS, translated from the coding sequence GTGGAAGAAATCTTAAAAGTAAGTAATTTAAAAATTAGCTTTCAAAATTCTGGAGAGAATATCGATATCATCCGTGATGTGAACTTTTCGATAAAGAAAGGAGAGATTCTAGGGCTTGTAGGTGAAAGTGGTTCAGGTAAAAGTGTTACCTCTATGGCTGTTATGGGTCTCCTGCCACCTAATGTTACTAAAATTAAATCTGGAAGTATCTTATTTAAAGAAAATGATTTGCTAAAGGCACCTAAAAAAGAGTTACGCAAAATACGTGGAAATGAGATCGCTATGATCTTTCAGGACCCTATGAGTACATTGGATCCTGCGTATAAGGTTGGTTATCAAATTGAAGAAATGCTTTTGTTTCACAAGAAGGAATCGAAAAAGGGAGCAAAAGAACGAGCTATTGAACTTCTTCAGCTAGTGGGGATCCCAAGTCCGGAACAAAGGTATAACGAATACCCCCATCAACTTTCTGGGGGGATGCGCCAAAGAGTTGTAATTGCGATTGCTTTAGCCTGTGATCCTGAATTAATTATTGCAGATGAACCAACAACAGCATTAGATGTAACTGTTCAAGCGGAGATATTAGATTTACTTCAAGAATTAAAAGAAAAAATTAACACATCCATTCTTCTTATCACTCATGATATGGGGGTTGTTGCTGAAATGTGTGATCGGGTTCTAGTTATGTATGCTGGTCAGATAGCGGAAGCAGCAACAGTGGAAGAAATTTTTGATAAACCTGCACATCCTTATACACTGGGACTTCTTCAATCAACACCTAAAATTTCTGAAACGAAGGAAAGGTTATATTCCATTGAAGGGCAAGTTCCTTCACCAAAACAAATGCCTAAGGGCTGTAAATTTGCGCCTCGATGTAAGTTTTCCACAGAAAAATGCCAGGAAACAGAGCCAAGCTTAGAGGAAGTTATGCACGAGCATCAGGTGAAGTGCTGGCATTACACAAAAGTATTAGCTGAAGGTGAGGTGACAACCATTGACCAATACACTTCTTGA
- a CDS encoding ABC transporter permease, with protein MTGYIIRRLLALIPVLLTVSVVVFLIIHFIPGDPAAAMLGSSATPEQLAQMREQLGLNKPLIAQFFMWISNVVQGDLGSSFVSNKAVTTLIAERLPATLNLVIYAIFISILIAIPLGILAAVKHNTKWDYSAMIISLIGISIPNFWAGLLLIMVFALQLGWFPSIGYVPITEGLLGNIKHLLLPAFSLGFIQAGIITRMTRSSMLEVLGQDFIKMIRAKGASEWIVIVNHALKNAMVPVITIIGINFGLLLGGTVVVESIFNIPGVGKLVVDSVFNRDYPVIQGIILVIATIYVVITLIIDLLYTYFDPKIDYSKR; from the coding sequence TTGACAGGATATATTATTCGAAGATTATTAGCGTTAATACCTGTATTGTTAACGGTTTCAGTTGTCGTGTTTCTGATTATTCACTTTATACCAGGTGATCCGGCGGCTGCGATGCTTGGTTCCTCAGCTACTCCAGAGCAACTAGCACAAATGCGGGAACAACTTGGACTTAACAAGCCGCTAATTGCCCAGTTTTTTATGTGGATTTCAAATGTTGTACAAGGTGATCTTGGAAGTTCATTTGTATCGAATAAAGCAGTTACAACTTTAATTGCTGAACGTTTACCGGCGACATTAAATTTAGTTATCTATGCTATTTTCATTTCAATATTGATCGCCATTCCACTTGGGATTCTAGCCGCTGTAAAACACAATACGAAATGGGATTATTCAGCGATGATTATTTCCTTGATCGGTATTTCTATTCCTAACTTTTGGGCTGGGCTTTTACTAATAATGGTTTTTGCACTTCAGTTAGGGTGGTTTCCTTCTATTGGTTATGTGCCAATTACTGAAGGTCTATTAGGAAATATAAAACATTTATTATTACCTGCTTTTTCCTTAGGTTTTATTCAGGCGGGTATTATTACTCGAATGACTCGTTCAAGTATGCTCGAGGTGCTGGGACAAGATTTTATTAAGATGATTCGAGCAAAAGGTGCATCTGAATGGATTGTTATCGTAAATCATGCACTAAAAAATGCGATGGTTCCTGTTATAACAATTATTGGGATAAATTTCGGGTTATTACTTGGGGGAACAGTAGTAGTTGAATCTATTTTTAATATACCAGGAGTTGGTAAGTTAGTAGTCGATTCCGTATTCAATCGAGATTATCCTGTGATACAAGGCATCATCTTAGTTATAGCCACGATTTATGTAGTTATAACATTAATTATCGATCTGCTGTATACCTATTTTGATCCTAAAATTGACTATTCTAAGAGGTGA
- a CDS encoding dipeptide ABC transporter ATP-binding protein encodes MTNTLLEVDNLKKHFPIKSGFLRKETGSVKAVDGITFTINEGETLGLVGESGCGKSTTGRMIVDLLKPTGGMVNYKGKKISSEKQKYSKSIKKEIQMIFQDPFSSLNPRHRVIDAVEEPLAIHNMYTRSERKEKAEELLLKVGLSKEQLYRFPHEFSGGQRQRIGIARALALNPSLIICDEPVSALDVSIQSQILNLLKDLQTERKLSYLFIAHDLGVVKHISDRIAVMYLGSIVELTTKERLFQNPLHPYTKALLSSIPIEHPKQSKERIILKKDFPSPSNPPSGCKFHTRCPLATDICKEKVPTWEEKEAEHYVACHHVEISR; translated from the coding sequence TTGACCAATACACTTCTTGAAGTAGATAATTTGAAAAAGCATTTCCCTATAAAAAGTGGTTTTTTGAGAAAAGAAACAGGCAGTGTAAAAGCAGTTGATGGTATTACTTTTACCATTAATGAAGGTGAGACGTTAGGACTTGTGGGTGAAAGTGGCTGTGGTAAAAGCACAACTGGTAGGATGATAGTCGATTTGCTTAAACCTACTGGTGGCATGGTTAATTATAAAGGAAAGAAAATAAGCTCTGAAAAACAAAAATATTCTAAATCGATCAAAAAAGAAATTCAAATGATCTTCCAAGATCCTTTTTCTTCACTGAATCCGAGACATCGTGTTATTGATGCTGTCGAGGAGCCTCTTGCTATTCATAATATGTACACACGTAGTGAAAGGAAGGAAAAGGCGGAAGAGCTGCTGTTAAAAGTCGGACTTAGTAAAGAGCAGCTTTATCGATTTCCACATGAATTCAGTGGTGGTCAAAGACAACGTATAGGGATTGCTAGAGCCTTAGCATTAAACCCTAGTTTAATCATATGTGATGAACCTGTTTCAGCGTTAGATGTTTCGATCCAATCACAAATTTTAAATCTTCTAAAAGACCTTCAAACGGAACGCAAGCTCTCTTATTTATTTATTGCTCACGATCTTGGGGTAGTAAAGCATATTAGCGATCGAATTGCCGTTATGTATCTTGGTAGCATTGTGGAGCTTACTACAAAAGAAAGGTTATTCCAAAATCCTCTTCATCCTTATACAAAAGCTTTGCTTTCATCAATTCCTATTGAACATCCTAAGCAATCGAAAGAGCGGATTATTTTGAAAAAGGATTTTCCTAGCCCGAGTAATCCACCGAGTGGGTGCAAGTTTCACACACGTTGTCCATTAGCGACAGACATTTGTAAAGAAAAGGTTCCAACTTGGGAAGAGAAAGAAGCAGAGCATTAT